The DNA segment CGGCGCTTCCCGCCAAATTCGCTGTGAGGGGGCGCGGGGTCCCGCCCGCCATGAGCGGGACGGTGCTGGCCGGGACCCCCATCGCCGTGGACTTCTGGAGCCTGCGCAGGGCGGCCGGCGCCCGCCTCTTCTTCCTGTCCCACATGCACGCGGACCACACGGTGGGGCTGTCCAGCACCTGGAGCCGCCCGCTGTACTGCTCCCCGATCACCGCCCGCCTCCTGCACAGCCGCCTACGGGTAGGTATGGCCTGGCCTGACCCTCATCACCTGGGCACCCCCATCGCCCCACCTGCCCGGCCCTGCCTTCAACACCTGGGCGTCCCCACCTCTCCACCTGTCTGGCCCCACCCTACTCACCTGGGCACCTCCATCGCCCACCTGTCCCACCCAGCCCTCATCACCCAGGTACCCCTATTTCTccacctgccctgccctgccctgcccaaccctcatcccctgccctgccctctccACCTGGTCCCTGTAGGTGCCAACCTGCTGGATCCGGCCGCTGGAGGTGGGGCAGAGCCACGTGCTGGACGAGGTGACAGTGACGCTGCTCGACTCCAACCACTGCCCCGGCTCCGTCATGTTCCTCTTCGAGGGCACCTTCGGCACCATCCTCTACACAGGTACAGGGCAGGGTCCCACcgtcacagaatcccaggatggaagggaccacagtgggtcatctggtcatCCCACAGCACGTGGCGCAGAACTGTGACCAGACAGCTCTGAGATGTCTCTactgagggagactccacaccctctctgggcaaatGCTGACAACCTTGTCCCTTGCAGGAGATTTCCGCTACACGAGCTCCATGCAGGGGGAGCCGCTGCTGAGTGGCCGCCGCATCGACCGGCTGTACCTGGACAACACGCACTGCCACCCGCGGCGGGCGCTGCCCTCGCGCCAGCTGGCCACGCGCCAGGCCGCCCGCCTCATCCGCGCCCACCCGCACCACCACGTCGTCATCGGTGAGTGCCAGCCCCTCGTCCCGCCAGCTTTAAAGATGTAAGTAACTCACACTAACTGGAGCCACCTGCTTACCACCTCCGGAGGTGGTTTGGTGGTCACAGGCTGGCAGCACCCCCGGGCAGGGCTCCTATTCCTCTCCACCCTGTCCCACACCCGGCTCCCCTGGCAGGTGTGTACACCCTGGGCAAGGAGGCGCTGCTGGTGGACCTGGCCGTGGAGTTCAGCACCTGGGTGGTGGTGAGTCCCTGGCGCCTGGAGCAGATgcggctgctggagctgccggATGTGTTCACCGCCGAGGAGGGGGCCGGGTGGATCCGCGCCGTGGATGTCGCCGAGATCCGCTGGGATACCCTGGTCACCTGGAACACGCTGCACCCCACCATTGCCATCCTCC comes from the Pseudopipra pipra isolate bDixPip1 chromosome 25, bDixPip1.hap1, whole genome shotgun sequence genome and includes:
- the DCLRE1B gene encoding 5' exonuclease Apollo encodes the protein MSGTVLAGTPIAVDFWSLRRAAGARLFFLSHMHADHTVGLSSTWSRPLYCSPITARLLHSRLRVPTCWIRPLEVGQSHVLDEVTVTLLDSNHCPGSVMFLFEGTFGTILYTGDFRYTSSMQGEPLLSGRRIDRLYLDNTHCHPRRALPSRQLATRQAARLIRAHPHHHVVIGVYTLGKEALLVDLAVEFSTWVVVSPWRLEQMRLLELPDVFTAEEGAGWIRAVDVAEIRWDTLVTWNTLHPTIAILPTGRPVKVTHPKIHPIPYSDHSSFSELREFVKWLKPCSIIPIVKGSMCQVYFQEYLSSAPQVLPDFQVPKPLPESVQQQSQRRGQDPTCLWKRAARHSAPQGVVFESPEKYTEKPEAFTGAEIPQQHHCEPALCSKEGCTCHRDEEKGKEKLSGEELGAAGAATAVSQAPVSKEYFTAGFAEQYLLTPLNVLKQNSSWTFDKLVQDFFRRGEVP